Genomic segment of Candidatus Methylomirabilota bacterium:
ACCTGGGCGAGCTCGGCGGCGCTGCGGCTCGCCGGGATCGACCGCCACACCGGCGATCCGGCGGGCGGGCGTGTCCTGAAGGACGCGGCGGGCGAGCCGACGGGGCTCCTCGTGGATTCGGCGCAGGACCTCGTACGCGCCGTGCTGCCGCCACCGTCCCCGGAGCGCTTCGACCGCGCCGTCGGCGAGGCGATCGCCGAGTGTCTCGCGAAGGGGCTCACGGGCCTCCACGAGATGGGCGCCGACCTCGACGCGCTCGCGGCGTACCGGCGTCTCCTCGAGCGCGGGCGGTTTCCGCTCCGCAACTACGTCGCGGTGAGCGGCAAGAAGGCGTGGGCCGAGTGGCGTGAGCGCGGCCCCGCGAGCGAGGGCGACGGGCGGCTCGTCGTCGGCGCGCTGAAGCTCTGGCTCGACGGCGCGCTCGGCTCGCGCGGCGCCGCGCTGCACGCGTGCTACCGCGACGACCCGGACAACAGCGGGCTCCTGCTGATCCCGCCGGACGAGCTCCACCGCCTCGCCGGCGAGGCGACGGCCCGCGGCTTCCAGGTCTGCGTCCACGCGATCGGCGACCGCGCGAACACGCTCGCCCTCGACGCCTTTGAGAAGGTTCTCGCTCCCGGCGAGGCGCAGCGCCTCCGCCCGCGGATCGAGCACGCGCAGGTCCTGACCGAGCGCGACATCCCGCGCTTCGCCCGGCTCGGCGTGCTCCCGAGCATGCAGCCGACACACTGCACGTCCGACATGCGCTGGGCGCCCGAGCGCCTCGGCCCCGAGCGCCTGCGCGGCGCGTACGCGTGGCGCTCGCTGCTCGGCACGGGCACGCGCATCGCCGGCGGCTCGGACTTCCCGGTGGAGGACCCGAGCCCGTTCCACGGCATCCACGCGGCGGTCACGCGGCGGCCGCGCGAGGGTCCGGACCCGGGCTGGCAGCCCGAGCAGCGGATGACGCGCGCCGAGGCCGTGCGCGCCTTCACCGCGTGGAACGCGTGGGCGGCGCGGCAGGAGGCGGACCTCGGCTCGCTCGAGCCCGGCAAGCGCGCGGACCTCGTCGTCCTGTCGGACGACGTTTTCGCCTGTCCCGAATCGCGAATCGGGGATATTGTTCCCCTGCTGACCCTCGTGGGCGGCGACATCGTGTTCCGTCGGGAGGAGACCTGAGATGGCGCGGATGACCGGCGGCGAGGCGCTCGTGAAGCAGCTCTTCAGGGAAGGCGTGCGCGTCGTGTTCGGGCTGCCCGGCGTGCAGCTCTACGGCGTGATAGCGGCGCTGCGCGAGGAGCCCGGGATCCGCTTCATCACGACCCGGCACGAGCAGGCCACGAGTTACATGGCCGACGGCTACGCGCGCGCGGGCGGCGCGTTCGGCACCGCCCTCGTGGTGCCGGGGCCCGGCCTCCTCAACGCCTCGGCCGGGCTCAGCACGGCGTACGCGGCCTCCTCGCCCGTGCTCATGATCTCGGGCCAGGTGCCGCGCCACCAGATCGGGAAGAACATCGGCGTCCTCCACGAGGTGAACGACCAGCTCGAGGCGATCAAGCCCGTCACCAAGTGGCGGAAGCGCGTGCTCGAGGTCGGCGAGGTCGCGCGCGCCGCCCACGAGGCGGTCGAGCAGCTCCGCACGGGGCGTCCGCGGCCGGTCGAGCTCGAGATGCCGCCGGACACGATGGAGGAGGAGGGCGAGGTCGAGCTCCTCGAGCCGAGCCGCGCCGTGCGCCGGGCCGCCCCGCGCGGCGACGTGGACGAGGCCGCCGCGACGCTCCTCGCGGCGAAGCATCCCGTGATCTACGCGGGCGGCGGCGTCCACGCCGCTCGCGCCCACGAGGTGCTCGCGGCGGTCGCCGAATACCTCCAGGCCGGCGTCGCCGAGTCGGCGGAGGGCAAGGGCGCGGTGAGCGACGCGAGCGACCTCTCGCTCGGCGCCGCGCTCTGGCCGCAGAGCGCCCTGAAGAAGCACCTCGAGTCGGCGGACGTGATCCTGGTCGTCGGGAGCCGTCTCGCCCTCGCCGCGCCCAGGCCCGAGCAGCAGGTGATCCAGCTCGACGTGGATCCCGACGAGATCGGGCGCAATCACAAGAAGACCTTCGGCCTCGTCGGCGACGCGCGCCAGACCCTCGAGCAGCTGCTCGAGCGCCTGCGCGCCGGCGCGCCGCCGCGCGCCTCGCGCAAGGCCGAGCGCGAGGCGGTCCGCGCCGCGACCGCCGCGGCCCTGACCCAGGAGCCCAACACCTCCATCTTGAAGTCGCTGCGCGCGGGCATGCCCGAGGACGCGATCTTCGTCGCGGGGATGACCCAGATCGGCTACTACTCGCGCCCGTTCTGGCCGGTCTACCAGCCGCGGACCTATCTCACGTCGTCCTACTCGGGGAACCTCGGCTACGAGTACCCGACGGCGCTCGGCGCCAAGGTCGCGTGCCCGAAGCGTCCCGTGGTCGCGACGTGCGGCGACGGCGGCTTCCTCTACAACGCGCAGGAGATGGCGACGGCGGTCCAGCAGCGCATCGGGGTCGTTGCCGTCGTCTTCAACGACAACGCGTTCGGCAACGTCGCGCGCGACCTGGACGAGGCCTGGGGCGGGAGCTACGCGGCCGAGCTCCACAATCCCGACTTCATGAAGCTCGCCGACGCCTACGGCATGACCGGCATGCGCGCCAAGGAGCCGACGGACGTCGGCCGGCTCGTCGCCGACGCGATCCAGCTCGACCGGCCGGTGCTGATCGAGGTGCCCGTCGGCCGGATGGCGCGCCCGCCGTTCTTCGCGCCGCTCCGCGCGCCCGCCAAGTACAAGCGCTGAGCGGGCGCCCCATCCCGCGCTCAGGCCGGTGGGCGCGTGGGGCGGGGGCCGACGGGATCCGTTCCCGCCGCGCGGCGACGGGCGCCGCGCATCCGGATGGAGCCCAGCCGCACCCGGGCAGCGCGCGCCTGCCGCGTGGTCCCGGCGGTCCCCGCCGCGCACGCCCGCCGGCCGGAGCCCGGCGGGGCGGGGCGCACGAAAGCTAGACAGGGCGAGCCGCAGGACGTCGCGGGGCCGGGGCCCCGCCGTCCGAGGCGAGGCGAAATCTAGCGGTCCACGCGGACGGCCCAGAAGCGGCCGAGCCAGTCGCCGTGGTTCGACGTGACTCCGGCGAGCGCCTTGCCGTTCTCGGCGATGACGAGGCGGTAGGTG
This window contains:
- a CDS encoding amidohydrolase translates to MLLTNGRVYTLDAADTVVDTLVVRDGRIAFAGRRQDVNPPAGEPVVDLRGRAVLPGLVDAHAHLLYLARARFTLNAAHARSEEEVAARVAAEAARLAPGEWIAGRGWDQTLWPGGRFPTKASLDRAAPGSPVALVRVDGHATWASSAALRLAGIDRHTGDPAGGRVLKDAAGEPTGLLVDSAQDLVRAVLPPPSPERFDRAVGEAIAECLAKGLTGLHEMGADLDALAAYRRLLERGRFPLRNYVAVSGKKAWAEWRERGPASEGDGRLVVGALKLWLDGALGSRGAALHACYRDDPDNSGLLLIPPDELHRLAGEATARGFQVCVHAIGDRANTLALDAFEKVLAPGEAQRLRPRIEHAQVLTERDIPRFARLGVLPSMQPTHCTSDMRWAPERLGPERLRGAYAWRSLLGTGTRIAGGSDFPVEDPSPFHGIHAAVTRRPREGPDPGWQPEQRMTRAEAVRAFTAWNAWAARQEADLGSLEPGKRADLVVLSDDVFACPESRIGDIVPLLTLVGGDIVFRREET
- a CDS encoding thiamine pyrophosphate-dependent enzyme, producing MARMTGGEALVKQLFREGVRVVFGLPGVQLYGVIAALREEPGIRFITTRHEQATSYMADGYARAGGAFGTALVVPGPGLLNASAGLSTAYAASSPVLMISGQVPRHQIGKNIGVLHEVNDQLEAIKPVTKWRKRVLEVGEVARAAHEAVEQLRTGRPRPVELEMPPDTMEEEGEVELLEPSRAVRRAAPRGDVDEAAATLLAAKHPVIYAGGGVHAARAHEVLAAVAEYLQAGVAESAEGKGAVSDASDLSLGAALWPQSALKKHLESADVILVVGSRLALAAPRPEQQVIQLDVDPDEIGRNHKKTFGLVGDARQTLEQLLERLRAGAPPRASRKAEREAVRAATAAALTQEPNTSILKSLRAGMPEDAIFVAGMTQIGYYSRPFWPVYQPRTYLTSSYSGNLGYEYPTALGAKVACPKRPVVATCGDGGFLYNAQEMATAVQQRIGVVAVVFNDNAFGNVARDLDEAWGGSYAAELHNPDFMKLADAYGMTGMRAKEPTDVGRLVADAIQLDRPVLIEVPVGRMARPPFFAPLRAPAKYKR